In one window of Falco biarmicus isolate bFalBia1 chromosome 16, bFalBia1.pri, whole genome shotgun sequence DNA:
- the HIPK1 gene encoding homeodomain-interacting protein kinase 1 isoform X3 produces MGSKASRSRSAREPCSVGARGIRRSKGMASQLQVFSPPSVSSSAFCSAKKLKVEPSVWDVSGQSSSDKYYTHSKNLPAAQGQASSSHQVASFSIPAYDQNLLLPAPSVEHIVVTAADSTGSSATASFQNSQTLTHRSNVSLLEPYQKCGLKRKSEEVDSNGSVQIIEEHPPLMLQNRPAVGAAATTTTVTTKSSSSSGEGDYQLVQHEILCSMTNSYEVLEFLGRGTFGQVAKCWKRSTKEIVAIKILKNHPSYARQGQIEVSILSRLSSENADEYNFVRSYECFQHKNHTCLVFEMLEQNLYDFLKQNKFSPLPLKYIRPILQQVATALMKLKSLGLIHADLKPENIMLVDPARQPYRVKVIDFGSASHVSKAVCSTYLQSRYYRAPEIILGLPFCEAIDMWSLGCVIAELFLGWPLYPGASEYDQIRYISQTQGLPAEYLLSAGTKTSRFFNRDPNLGYPLWRLKTPEEHELETGIKSKEARKYIFNCLDDMAQVNMSTDLEGTDMLAEKADRREYIDLLKKMLTIDADKRITPLKTLNHPFVTMTHLLDFPHSNHVKSCFQNMEICKRRVNMYDTVNQIKSPFMTHVAPNTSTNLTMSFNNQLNTVHNQASVLASNSTAAATLSLANSDVSLLNYQSALYPSSAAPVAGVTQQSVSLQPGTTQICTQADPFQQTFIVCPPAFQTGLQATTKHSGFPVRMENAVPIVPQAPAAQPLQIQSGVLTQQAWPGGTQQILLPSTWQQLPGVALHNSVQPATVIPETISGSQQLADWRNAHSHGNQYSTLMQQPSLLTNHVTLATAQPLNVGVAHVVRQQQSSNVPAKKNKQPAPSAAKPSSTLETMPSQVYSLIGSSPLRSTSSSSNVLVPVQEQHQPIVIPDTPSPPVSVITIRSDTDEEEDSKYKPASLGMKQRSNVISYVTVNDSPDSDSSLNSPYATDPLSSLRSTGGALELPSRGASDSSSSRTIIVPPLKTQLNDCIVATQASGILSSTSKTKPVASVSGQSSGCCITPTGYRSHRVVTSGVQPLNLSQNQQTTVLASQERSGNAVPRRQQAYVAPLTSTISQAPYTFQHSSPVHPHLAAATANAHLSSQPHMYTYAPTTAATLGSTTSIAHLFSPQGSSRHTTYAAHPSTLVHQVPVSVGPSLLTSANVPPAQYQHQFAPQSYIGASRGSAIYTGYPLSPTKINQYSYL; encoded by the exons ATGGGCAGCAAGGCCAGCCGCAGCCGTTCTGCCAGAGAGCCTTGCTCCGTGGGTGCCCGTGGGATCCGCCGTTCAAAAG GTATGGCCTCACAGCTGCAGGTGTTCTCCCCTCCGTCAGTATCCTCGAGTGCCTTCTGCAGTGCCAAGAAACTAAAAGTGGAGCCCTCTGTCTGGGATGTTTCAGGACAGAGCAGTAGTGACAAGTATTATACCCACAGCAAAAACCTCCCAGCAGCTCAAGGGCAAGCAAGCTCCTCTCATCAGGTAGCCAGTTTCAGCATCCCTGCTTACGATCAGAAcctccttctccctgctccttcGGTTGAGCACATTGTGGTTACAGCAGctgacagcacaggcagcagcgcCACAGCTTCCTTCCAGAACAGCCAAACCCTAACGCATAGGAGCAACGTTTCTTTACTGGAACCATACCAAAAATGTggattaaaaaggaaaagtgaagaGGTCGACAGCAACGGTAGTGTGCAGATAATTGAGGAACATCCACCTCTCATGCTGCAAAACAGACCTGCGGTGGGTGCTGCGGCCACAACCACCACGGTAACCACTAAAAGCAGCAGTTCCAGTGGTGAAGGAGATTATCAGCTGGTCCAGCATGAGATCCTGTGCTCTATGACAAACAGCTACGAGGTCTTGGAATTCCTGGGCCGAGGGACGTTTGGGCAGGTGGCGAAATGCTGGAAACGTAGCACGAAGGAGATTGTAGCCATCAAAATCCTAAAAAACCATCCTTCCTATGCTAGGCAGGGCCAGATAGAGGTGAGCATCCTCTCTCGGTTGAGCAGTGAGAATGCTGACGAATATAACTTTGTTCGCTCCTATGAGTGCTTTCAACACAAGAATCATACATGCCTTGTATTTGAGATGCTAGAACAGAACTTATATgatttcttaaagcaaaataagtTCAGTCCGTTGCCCCTGAAATACATCCGGCCAATTCTGCAGCAAGTGGCTACTGCCTTGATGAAGTTAAAGAGCTTAGGTCTGATACATGCTGATTTGAAACCAGAGAACATCATGTTGGTGGATCCTGCAAGACAGCCCTACAGAGTGAAGGTGATAGACTTTGGTTCAGCCAGCCACGTGTCTAAAGCAGTGTGCTCCACTTACTTGCAGTCACGCTATTACAG AGCTCCTGAAATCATACTGGGTTTACCATTCTGTGAAGCTATTGACATGTGGTCACTGGGCTGTGTGATAGCGGAGCTGTTTCTAGGCTGGCCTCTGTATCCGGGAGCATCTGAGTACGATCAG atCCGTTATATTTCACAAACTCAAGGCCTTCCAGCAGAGTATCTTCTCAGTGCAGGAACGAAAACAAGCAGGTTTTTTAACAGAGATCCAAATTTGGGATACCCACTTTGGAGGCTAAAg ACCCCAGAAGAGCATGAGTTGGAGACAGGAATAAAATCAAAAGAGGCTCGGAAATATATATTCAACTGTTTGGATGATATGGCGCAG GTGAATATGTCTACAGACTTAGAAGGGACTGACATGTTGGCAGAGAAGGCTGACCGAAGGGAATATATTGATTTGTTGAAGAAAATGTTGACAATTGATGCAGACAAGAGAATTACTCCACTGAAGACTTTGAACCATCCTTTTGTTACAATGACACACCTACTGGATTTCCCACACAGTAATCA TGTGAAATCTTGCTTTCAAAATATGGAGATCTGCAAGCGAAGAGTTAACATGTATGATACAGTGAATCAGATTAAAAGCCCATTCATGACTCATGTTGCTCCTAATACAAGCACAAATCTGACGATGAGCTTTAACAACCAGCTCAATACAGTACACAATCAG gCCAGTGTATTGGCTTCCAATtctactgctgctgctactcTTTCCCTGGCAAACTCAGATGTCTCGCTGCTAAACTATCAGTCTGCTCTGTATCCATCATCTGCAGCACCAGTTGCAGGAGTGACACAACAGAGTGTTTCCTTGCAACCTGGAACCACCCAGATCTGCACGCAGGCTGACCCATTCCAGCAAACGTTCATTGTTTGTCCCCCTGCTTTTCAAA CTGGACTTCAGGCAACTACAAAGCATTCTGGGTTCCCAGTAAGGATGGAGAACGCTGTCCCAATTGTACCACAGgcacctgcagcacagccactgcAGATCCAGTCTGGAGTTCTCACgcag CAGGCCTGGCCTGGGGGAACCCAGCAGATACTGCTTCCTTCTacctggcagcagctcccaggggtTGCTTTGCACAACTCCGTTCAGCCAGCGACTGTGATTCCAGAGACGATCAGCGGCAGCCAGCAATTAGCTGACTGGAG GAATGCACATTCCCATGGAAATCAGTATAGCACTCTCATGCAACAGCCATCACTACTGACCAACCACGTGACATTAGCTACAGCGCAGCCTCTGAATGTTGGAGTTGCTCATGTTGttaggcagcagcagagcagcaatgTTCCAGCAAAGAAGAACAAGCAGCCAGCACCAAGCGCTGCCAA GCCCAGTTCAACTCTAGAGACCATGCCCTCTCAAGTTTACTCGCTCATTGGGAGCAGTCCTTTGcgctccacctcctcctcttctaaCGTGCTCGTCCCAGTGCAGGAACAGCACCAGCCCATTGTGATCCCAGACACTCCAAGCCCACCTGTCAGCGTCATCACCATTCGCAGCGACACTGATGAGGAAGAGGACAGCAAATACAAACCTGCCAG ttTGGGTATGAAGCAGAGATCCAATGTGATCAGCTACGTTACTGTTAATGACTCCCCTGATTCCGACTCCTCCCTGAACAGCCCCTATGCCACAGACCCACTTTCCTCTCTCAGGAGTACAGGCGGTGCCCTGGAGCTGCCGAGTAGAGGAGCATCTGACAGCTCCAGCTCTCGGACTATCATTGTGCCGCCACTGAAAACACAGCTCAATGACTGCATTGTAGCTACCCAGGCTTCAG GCATCCTGAGCAGCACCAGTAAGACCAAGCCAGTGGCCTCTGTGAGCGGGCAGTCGTCAGGATGCTGTATAACACCTACTGGGTACCGCTCGCATCGCGTGGTCACAAGCGGTGTGCAGCCTCTCAATCTCAGCCAG AACCAGCAAACAACAGTGCTGGCCTCACAGGAGAGAAGTGGAAATGCTGTCCCACGTAGGCAGCAAGCTTATGTGGCCCCCCTCACATCAACTATTTCTCAGGCTCCCTACACgtttcagcacagcagcccAGTGCATCCCCACCTGGCAGCAGCAACGGCAAACGCACACCTGTCCAGCCAGCCACATATGTACACTTATGCTCCAACCACTGCTGCAACACTGGGCTCCACCACCTCCATCGCCCACCTCTTCTCTCCTCAGGGCTCTTCGCGGCACACCACGTACGCTGCCCACCCTAGCACACTTGTCCACCAGGTCCCTGTGAGTGTTGGTCCAAGTCTGCTGACTTCTGCAAATGTTCCACCTGCCCAGTACCAACACCAGTTTGCTCCCCAGTCCTATATTGGTGCTTCCAGAGGATCTGCTATTTACACTGGATATCCGCTGAGCCCTACAAAGATCAACCAGTACTCGTACTTGTAG
- the HIPK1 gene encoding homeodomain-interacting protein kinase 1 isoform X1 has translation MGSKASRSRSAREPCSVGARGIRRSKGMASQLQVFSPPSVSSSAFCSAKKLKVEPSVWDVSGQSSSDKYYTHSKNLPAAQGQASSSHQVASFSIPAYDQNLLLPAPSVEHIVVTAADSTGSSATASFQNSQTLTHRSNVSLLEPYQKCGLKRKSEEVDSNGSVQIIEEHPPLMLQNRPAVGAAATTTTVTTKSSSSSGEGDYQLVQHEILCSMTNSYEVLEFLGRGTFGQVAKCWKRSTKEIVAIKILKNHPSYARQGQIEVSILSRLSSENADEYNFVRSYECFQHKNHTCLVFEMLEQNLYDFLKQNKFSPLPLKYIRPILQQVATALMKLKSLGLIHADLKPENIMLVDPARQPYRVKVIDFGSASHVSKAVCSTYLQSRYYRAPEIILGLPFCEAIDMWSLGCVIAELFLGWPLYPGASEYDQIRYISQTQGLPAEYLLSAGTKTSRFFNRDPNLGYPLWRLKTPEEHELETGIKSKEARKYIFNCLDDMAQVNMSTDLEGTDMLAEKADRREYIDLLKKMLTIDADKRITPLKTLNHPFVTMTHLLDFPHSNHVKSCFQNMEICKRRVNMYDTVNQIKSPFMTHVAPNTSTNLTMSFNNQLNTVHNQASVLASNSTAAATLSLANSDVSLLNYQSALYPSSAAPVAGVTQQSVSLQPGTTQICTQADPFQQTFIVCPPAFQTGLQATTKHSGFPVRMENAVPIVPQAPAAQPLQIQSGVLTQGSCTPLMVATLHPQVATITPQYAVPFTLNCAAGRPALVEQTAAVLQAWPGGTQQILLPSTWQQLPGVALHNSVQPATVIPETISGSQQLADWRNAHSHGNQYSTLMQQPSLLTNHVTLATAQPLNVGVAHVVRQQQSSNVPAKKNKQPAPSAAKPSSTLETMPSQVYSLIGSSPLRSTSSSSNVLVPVQEQHQPIVIPDTPSPPVSVITIRSDTDEEEDSKYKPASLGMKQRSNVISYVTVNDSPDSDSSLNSPYATDPLSSLRSTGGALELPSRGASDSSSSRTIIVPPLKTQLNDCIVATQASGILSSTSKTKPVASVSGQSSGCCITPTGYRSHRVVTSGVQPLNLSQNQQTTVLASQERSGNAVPRRQQAYVAPLTSTISQAPYTFQHSSPVHPHLAAATANAHLSSQPHMYTYAPTTAATLGSTTSIAHLFSPQGSSRHTTYAAHPSTLVHQVPVSVGPSLLTSANVPPAQYQHQFAPQSYIGASRGSAIYTGYPLSPTKINQYSYL, from the exons ATGGGCAGCAAGGCCAGCCGCAGCCGTTCTGCCAGAGAGCCTTGCTCCGTGGGTGCCCGTGGGATCCGCCGTTCAAAAG GTATGGCCTCACAGCTGCAGGTGTTCTCCCCTCCGTCAGTATCCTCGAGTGCCTTCTGCAGTGCCAAGAAACTAAAAGTGGAGCCCTCTGTCTGGGATGTTTCAGGACAGAGCAGTAGTGACAAGTATTATACCCACAGCAAAAACCTCCCAGCAGCTCAAGGGCAAGCAAGCTCCTCTCATCAGGTAGCCAGTTTCAGCATCCCTGCTTACGATCAGAAcctccttctccctgctccttcGGTTGAGCACATTGTGGTTACAGCAGctgacagcacaggcagcagcgcCACAGCTTCCTTCCAGAACAGCCAAACCCTAACGCATAGGAGCAACGTTTCTTTACTGGAACCATACCAAAAATGTggattaaaaaggaaaagtgaagaGGTCGACAGCAACGGTAGTGTGCAGATAATTGAGGAACATCCACCTCTCATGCTGCAAAACAGACCTGCGGTGGGTGCTGCGGCCACAACCACCACGGTAACCACTAAAAGCAGCAGTTCCAGTGGTGAAGGAGATTATCAGCTGGTCCAGCATGAGATCCTGTGCTCTATGACAAACAGCTACGAGGTCTTGGAATTCCTGGGCCGAGGGACGTTTGGGCAGGTGGCGAAATGCTGGAAACGTAGCACGAAGGAGATTGTAGCCATCAAAATCCTAAAAAACCATCCTTCCTATGCTAGGCAGGGCCAGATAGAGGTGAGCATCCTCTCTCGGTTGAGCAGTGAGAATGCTGACGAATATAACTTTGTTCGCTCCTATGAGTGCTTTCAACACAAGAATCATACATGCCTTGTATTTGAGATGCTAGAACAGAACTTATATgatttcttaaagcaaaataagtTCAGTCCGTTGCCCCTGAAATACATCCGGCCAATTCTGCAGCAAGTGGCTACTGCCTTGATGAAGTTAAAGAGCTTAGGTCTGATACATGCTGATTTGAAACCAGAGAACATCATGTTGGTGGATCCTGCAAGACAGCCCTACAGAGTGAAGGTGATAGACTTTGGTTCAGCCAGCCACGTGTCTAAAGCAGTGTGCTCCACTTACTTGCAGTCACGCTATTACAG AGCTCCTGAAATCATACTGGGTTTACCATTCTGTGAAGCTATTGACATGTGGTCACTGGGCTGTGTGATAGCGGAGCTGTTTCTAGGCTGGCCTCTGTATCCGGGAGCATCTGAGTACGATCAG atCCGTTATATTTCACAAACTCAAGGCCTTCCAGCAGAGTATCTTCTCAGTGCAGGAACGAAAACAAGCAGGTTTTTTAACAGAGATCCAAATTTGGGATACCCACTTTGGAGGCTAAAg ACCCCAGAAGAGCATGAGTTGGAGACAGGAATAAAATCAAAAGAGGCTCGGAAATATATATTCAACTGTTTGGATGATATGGCGCAG GTGAATATGTCTACAGACTTAGAAGGGACTGACATGTTGGCAGAGAAGGCTGACCGAAGGGAATATATTGATTTGTTGAAGAAAATGTTGACAATTGATGCAGACAAGAGAATTACTCCACTGAAGACTTTGAACCATCCTTTTGTTACAATGACACACCTACTGGATTTCCCACACAGTAATCA TGTGAAATCTTGCTTTCAAAATATGGAGATCTGCAAGCGAAGAGTTAACATGTATGATACAGTGAATCAGATTAAAAGCCCATTCATGACTCATGTTGCTCCTAATACAAGCACAAATCTGACGATGAGCTTTAACAACCAGCTCAATACAGTACACAATCAG gCCAGTGTATTGGCTTCCAATtctactgctgctgctactcTTTCCCTGGCAAACTCAGATGTCTCGCTGCTAAACTATCAGTCTGCTCTGTATCCATCATCTGCAGCACCAGTTGCAGGAGTGACACAACAGAGTGTTTCCTTGCAACCTGGAACCACCCAGATCTGCACGCAGGCTGACCCATTCCAGCAAACGTTCATTGTTTGTCCCCCTGCTTTTCAAA CTGGACTTCAGGCAACTACAAAGCATTCTGGGTTCCCAGTAAGGATGGAGAACGCTGTCCCAATTGTACCACAGgcacctgcagcacagccactgcAGATCCAGTCTGGAGTTCTCACgcag GGAAGCTGTACACCACTAATGGTAGCAACTCTTCATCCTCAAGTAGCCACCATCACGCCGCAGTATGCGGTCCCCTTTACTCTGAACTGCGCAGCCGGCCGGCCAGCGCTAGTAGAACAGACGGCAGCAGTACTG CAGGCCTGGCCTGGGGGAACCCAGCAGATACTGCTTCCTTCTacctggcagcagctcccaggggtTGCTTTGCACAACTCCGTTCAGCCAGCGACTGTGATTCCAGAGACGATCAGCGGCAGCCAGCAATTAGCTGACTGGAG GAATGCACATTCCCATGGAAATCAGTATAGCACTCTCATGCAACAGCCATCACTACTGACCAACCACGTGACATTAGCTACAGCGCAGCCTCTGAATGTTGGAGTTGCTCATGTTGttaggcagcagcagagcagcaatgTTCCAGCAAAGAAGAACAAGCAGCCAGCACCAAGCGCTGCCAA GCCCAGTTCAACTCTAGAGACCATGCCCTCTCAAGTTTACTCGCTCATTGGGAGCAGTCCTTTGcgctccacctcctcctcttctaaCGTGCTCGTCCCAGTGCAGGAACAGCACCAGCCCATTGTGATCCCAGACACTCCAAGCCCACCTGTCAGCGTCATCACCATTCGCAGCGACACTGATGAGGAAGAGGACAGCAAATACAAACCTGCCAG ttTGGGTATGAAGCAGAGATCCAATGTGATCAGCTACGTTACTGTTAATGACTCCCCTGATTCCGACTCCTCCCTGAACAGCCCCTATGCCACAGACCCACTTTCCTCTCTCAGGAGTACAGGCGGTGCCCTGGAGCTGCCGAGTAGAGGAGCATCTGACAGCTCCAGCTCTCGGACTATCATTGTGCCGCCACTGAAAACACAGCTCAATGACTGCATTGTAGCTACCCAGGCTTCAG GCATCCTGAGCAGCACCAGTAAGACCAAGCCAGTGGCCTCTGTGAGCGGGCAGTCGTCAGGATGCTGTATAACACCTACTGGGTACCGCTCGCATCGCGTGGTCACAAGCGGTGTGCAGCCTCTCAATCTCAGCCAG AACCAGCAAACAACAGTGCTGGCCTCACAGGAGAGAAGTGGAAATGCTGTCCCACGTAGGCAGCAAGCTTATGTGGCCCCCCTCACATCAACTATTTCTCAGGCTCCCTACACgtttcagcacagcagcccAGTGCATCCCCACCTGGCAGCAGCAACGGCAAACGCACACCTGTCCAGCCAGCCACATATGTACACTTATGCTCCAACCACTGCTGCAACACTGGGCTCCACCACCTCCATCGCCCACCTCTTCTCTCCTCAGGGCTCTTCGCGGCACACCACGTACGCTGCCCACCCTAGCACACTTGTCCACCAGGTCCCTGTGAGTGTTGGTCCAAGTCTGCTGACTTCTGCAAATGTTCCACCTGCCCAGTACCAACACCAGTTTGCTCCCCAGTCCTATATTGGTGCTTCCAGAGGATCTGCTATTTACACTGGATATCCGCTGAGCCCTACAAAGATCAACCAGTACTCGTACTTGTAG
- the HIPK1 gene encoding homeodomain-interacting protein kinase 1 isoform X2 produces the protein MGSKASRSRSAREPCSVGARGIRRSKGMASQLQVFSPPSVSSSAFCSAKKLKVEPSVWDVSGQSSSDKYYTHSKNLPAAQGQASSSHQVASFSIPAYDQNLLLPAPSVEHIVVTAADSTGSSATASFQNSQTLTHRSNVSLLEPYQKCGLKRKSEEVDSNGSVQIIEEHPPLMLQNRPAVGAAATTTTVTTKSSSSSGEGDYQLVQHEILCSMTNSYEVLEFLGRGTFGQVAKCWKRSTKEIVAIKILKNHPSYARQGQIEVSILSRLSSENADEYNFVRSYECFQHKNHTCLVFEMLEQNLYDFLKQNKFSPLPLKYIRPILQQVATALMKLKSLGLIHADLKPENIMLVDPARQPYRVKVIDFGSASHVSKAVCSTYLQSRYYRAPEIILGLPFCEAIDMWSLGCVIAELFLGWPLYPGASEYDQIRYISQTQGLPAEYLLSAGTKTSRFFNRDPNLGYPLWRLKTPEEHELETGIKSKEARKYIFNCLDDMAQVNMSTDLEGTDMLAEKADRREYIDLLKKMLTIDADKRITPLKTLNHPFVTMTHLLDFPHSNHVKSCFQNMEICKRRVNMYDTVNQIKSPFMTHVAPNTSTNLTMSFNNQLNTVHNQASVLASNSTAAATLSLANSDVSLLNYQSALYPSSAAPVAGVTQQSVSLQPGTTQICTQADPFQQTFIVCPPAFQTGLQATTKHSGFPVRMENAVPIVPQAPAAQPLQIQSGVLTQGSCTPLMVATLHPQVATITPQYAVPFTLNCAAGRPALVEQTAAVLAWPGGTQQILLPSTWQQLPGVALHNSVQPATVIPETISGSQQLADWRNAHSHGNQYSTLMQQPSLLTNHVTLATAQPLNVGVAHVVRQQQSSNVPAKKNKQPAPSAAKPSSTLETMPSQVYSLIGSSPLRSTSSSSNVLVPVQEQHQPIVIPDTPSPPVSVITIRSDTDEEEDSKYKPASLGMKQRSNVISYVTVNDSPDSDSSLNSPYATDPLSSLRSTGGALELPSRGASDSSSSRTIIVPPLKTQLNDCIVATQASGILSSTSKTKPVASVSGQSSGCCITPTGYRSHRVVTSGVQPLNLSQNQQTTVLASQERSGNAVPRRQQAYVAPLTSTISQAPYTFQHSSPVHPHLAAATANAHLSSQPHMYTYAPTTAATLGSTTSIAHLFSPQGSSRHTTYAAHPSTLVHQVPVSVGPSLLTSANVPPAQYQHQFAPQSYIGASRGSAIYTGYPLSPTKINQYSYL, from the exons ATGGGCAGCAAGGCCAGCCGCAGCCGTTCTGCCAGAGAGCCTTGCTCCGTGGGTGCCCGTGGGATCCGCCGTTCAAAAG GTATGGCCTCACAGCTGCAGGTGTTCTCCCCTCCGTCAGTATCCTCGAGTGCCTTCTGCAGTGCCAAGAAACTAAAAGTGGAGCCCTCTGTCTGGGATGTTTCAGGACAGAGCAGTAGTGACAAGTATTATACCCACAGCAAAAACCTCCCAGCAGCTCAAGGGCAAGCAAGCTCCTCTCATCAGGTAGCCAGTTTCAGCATCCCTGCTTACGATCAGAAcctccttctccctgctccttcGGTTGAGCACATTGTGGTTACAGCAGctgacagcacaggcagcagcgcCACAGCTTCCTTCCAGAACAGCCAAACCCTAACGCATAGGAGCAACGTTTCTTTACTGGAACCATACCAAAAATGTggattaaaaaggaaaagtgaagaGGTCGACAGCAACGGTAGTGTGCAGATAATTGAGGAACATCCACCTCTCATGCTGCAAAACAGACCTGCGGTGGGTGCTGCGGCCACAACCACCACGGTAACCACTAAAAGCAGCAGTTCCAGTGGTGAAGGAGATTATCAGCTGGTCCAGCATGAGATCCTGTGCTCTATGACAAACAGCTACGAGGTCTTGGAATTCCTGGGCCGAGGGACGTTTGGGCAGGTGGCGAAATGCTGGAAACGTAGCACGAAGGAGATTGTAGCCATCAAAATCCTAAAAAACCATCCTTCCTATGCTAGGCAGGGCCAGATAGAGGTGAGCATCCTCTCTCGGTTGAGCAGTGAGAATGCTGACGAATATAACTTTGTTCGCTCCTATGAGTGCTTTCAACACAAGAATCATACATGCCTTGTATTTGAGATGCTAGAACAGAACTTATATgatttcttaaagcaaaataagtTCAGTCCGTTGCCCCTGAAATACATCCGGCCAATTCTGCAGCAAGTGGCTACTGCCTTGATGAAGTTAAAGAGCTTAGGTCTGATACATGCTGATTTGAAACCAGAGAACATCATGTTGGTGGATCCTGCAAGACAGCCCTACAGAGTGAAGGTGATAGACTTTGGTTCAGCCAGCCACGTGTCTAAAGCAGTGTGCTCCACTTACTTGCAGTCACGCTATTACAG AGCTCCTGAAATCATACTGGGTTTACCATTCTGTGAAGCTATTGACATGTGGTCACTGGGCTGTGTGATAGCGGAGCTGTTTCTAGGCTGGCCTCTGTATCCGGGAGCATCTGAGTACGATCAG atCCGTTATATTTCACAAACTCAAGGCCTTCCAGCAGAGTATCTTCTCAGTGCAGGAACGAAAACAAGCAGGTTTTTTAACAGAGATCCAAATTTGGGATACCCACTTTGGAGGCTAAAg ACCCCAGAAGAGCATGAGTTGGAGACAGGAATAAAATCAAAAGAGGCTCGGAAATATATATTCAACTGTTTGGATGATATGGCGCAG GTGAATATGTCTACAGACTTAGAAGGGACTGACATGTTGGCAGAGAAGGCTGACCGAAGGGAATATATTGATTTGTTGAAGAAAATGTTGACAATTGATGCAGACAAGAGAATTACTCCACTGAAGACTTTGAACCATCCTTTTGTTACAATGACACACCTACTGGATTTCCCACACAGTAATCA TGTGAAATCTTGCTTTCAAAATATGGAGATCTGCAAGCGAAGAGTTAACATGTATGATACAGTGAATCAGATTAAAAGCCCATTCATGACTCATGTTGCTCCTAATACAAGCACAAATCTGACGATGAGCTTTAACAACCAGCTCAATACAGTACACAATCAG gCCAGTGTATTGGCTTCCAATtctactgctgctgctactcTTTCCCTGGCAAACTCAGATGTCTCGCTGCTAAACTATCAGTCTGCTCTGTATCCATCATCTGCAGCACCAGTTGCAGGAGTGACACAACAGAGTGTTTCCTTGCAACCTGGAACCACCCAGATCTGCACGCAGGCTGACCCATTCCAGCAAACGTTCATTGTTTGTCCCCCTGCTTTTCAAA CTGGACTTCAGGCAACTACAAAGCATTCTGGGTTCCCAGTAAGGATGGAGAACGCTGTCCCAATTGTACCACAGgcacctgcagcacagccactgcAGATCCAGTCTGGAGTTCTCACgcag GGAAGCTGTACACCACTAATGGTAGCAACTCTTCATCCTCAAGTAGCCACCATCACGCCGCAGTATGCGGTCCCCTTTACTCTGAACTGCGCAGCCGGCCGGCCAGCGCTAGTAGAACAGACGGCAGCAGTACTG GCCTGGCCTGGGGGAACCCAGCAGATACTGCTTCCTTCTacctggcagcagctcccaggggtTGCTTTGCACAACTCCGTTCAGCCAGCGACTGTGATTCCAGAGACGATCAGCGGCAGCCAGCAATTAGCTGACTGGAG GAATGCACATTCCCATGGAAATCAGTATAGCACTCTCATGCAACAGCCATCACTACTGACCAACCACGTGACATTAGCTACAGCGCAGCCTCTGAATGTTGGAGTTGCTCATGTTGttaggcagcagcagagcagcaatgTTCCAGCAAAGAAGAACAAGCAGCCAGCACCAAGCGCTGCCAA GCCCAGTTCAACTCTAGAGACCATGCCCTCTCAAGTTTACTCGCTCATTGGGAGCAGTCCTTTGcgctccacctcctcctcttctaaCGTGCTCGTCCCAGTGCAGGAACAGCACCAGCCCATTGTGATCCCAGACACTCCAAGCCCACCTGTCAGCGTCATCACCATTCGCAGCGACACTGATGAGGAAGAGGACAGCAAATACAAACCTGCCAG ttTGGGTATGAAGCAGAGATCCAATGTGATCAGCTACGTTACTGTTAATGACTCCCCTGATTCCGACTCCTCCCTGAACAGCCCCTATGCCACAGACCCACTTTCCTCTCTCAGGAGTACAGGCGGTGCCCTGGAGCTGCCGAGTAGAGGAGCATCTGACAGCTCCAGCTCTCGGACTATCATTGTGCCGCCACTGAAAACACAGCTCAATGACTGCATTGTAGCTACCCAGGCTTCAG GCATCCTGAGCAGCACCAGTAAGACCAAGCCAGTGGCCTCTGTGAGCGGGCAGTCGTCAGGATGCTGTATAACACCTACTGGGTACCGCTCGCATCGCGTGGTCACAAGCGGTGTGCAGCCTCTCAATCTCAGCCAG AACCAGCAAACAACAGTGCTGGCCTCACAGGAGAGAAGTGGAAATGCTGTCCCACGTAGGCAGCAAGCTTATGTGGCCCCCCTCACATCAACTATTTCTCAGGCTCCCTACACgtttcagcacagcagcccAGTGCATCCCCACCTGGCAGCAGCAACGGCAAACGCACACCTGTCCAGCCAGCCACATATGTACACTTATGCTCCAACCACTGCTGCAACACTGGGCTCCACCACCTCCATCGCCCACCTCTTCTCTCCTCAGGGCTCTTCGCGGCACACCACGTACGCTGCCCACCCTAGCACACTTGTCCACCAGGTCCCTGTGAGTGTTGGTCCAAGTCTGCTGACTTCTGCAAATGTTCCACCTGCCCAGTACCAACACCAGTTTGCTCCCCAGTCCTATATTGGTGCTTCCAGAGGATCTGCTATTTACACTGGATATCCGCTGAGCCCTACAAAGATCAACCAGTACTCGTACTTGTAG